The sequence below is a genomic window from Trichosurus vulpecula isolate mTriVul1 chromosome 5, mTriVul1.pri, whole genome shotgun sequence.
ttcttcttTTCATGCCccatttttatgagataattgctcctttttaccttttccttcccaattttgttttttagaatcaccccatcatacatgACTCAGACCCAACCATTCTTTCAAATTACCCTAGTAATGATGACAGTCTTAAAGAATACTAaaagcatatttttatatatgaagtAAACCTCAATGAGTCCCTTGTCattagtctttaatgttttccttatatttcttctagatcttttatatcatattttccattgagttctggtgtTTTTGTTACAAATGCATGAGTCTTTCAGTTTGTCAAATGTCCTTTTTTATCATTTAGGATTATATTCaactttgctggataagttattcttctTTGCAGCTCCAGATCTCCTGGTCTTCTAAACATAATATTCTAAGACCTAGATTCTTTTAGTATAGAAGCAGCTAGGTCTTATGAAATCCTGATTGTATCTCTTcaatatttaaattgctttttttccttgttaCTTGCAATAGTTTTCCTTAACCAAGGAGTTTTGAAATTTGGTTATGATGtccctgtaagttttcctcttgGCATCTCTGTCAGTGCTGAAATATCAAAAGTAGTAAATAAagtatcttttccttccttgtttcttccttctttccttccctctttgctcccttatctccttccttccttaattcatTCCTTTCTAAGTCTTGTGCATCTATATCACAAATAGTATCATTGTTCATTGCTCAATATTGATTATTGTTATTGATCACTTCAGAGCTGGATTCCCCTCAGGCAGCCTCTGGGTCATAAAGCATCTTCTTCAGAGCCCTTCTCAGCTTTGAGCTGTTCTGGATAAGGAAGGCAGAATGGATGGAGGTGCCAGCATAGGCCACTACCTGCCATACCCAAAAGTCAAAGCTCCAAACTGAAGTTTCTACAATAGTGGTGACGACAACAGGCATAACGTATGATGCATagatgatgagaaagaagaaaagtgacttCAAAGCTGTGATATGCACCTGCATACTTGGATCCTGAGGACCAGCACCATAGCGCTGCATGTCCCTCAAGTGTCGGCACAGGGAGGAAATGACCAAGATGGTGGAAaccaggaagaagaagaaagaaattaacaaaataaatatttgcaatAGCAGGAAAAAATGGTTCTGGAGTGCATGTGTCATATCATCCCAAGTTGTCTTTTCTGTGTAATTCCCAGCGAGTGCCAGTTGGAAAATGTATTGGCCCTTTGCAAAAGATGAGATACATATCAAAATGGATATCAAAAGAGACCACAGCAGTAACCAGGGAACAAATTGGGAAATTCTCCACTTCAGCCAGAGGAAGATTGGTTGAGTGAAGGCAGAGATTTTCACACAGTAGAAAACGGCAAGCCAAGTGGTGAACCAGAATGTGGTCATATTAGTAAAACTCCAGAAAGTGAAAAGGTATAGGCTTGTGTTAGTTGGATAGAAATATGTGTAGAAACTACTAAGAACTGCTGCCCAGTGTAGAAAGAAGCGAGAAATGCCCAGGCTGACCAGGATCATGTCCCCAGAAGGCAGGCTCCAACATCGCACCCACTCCCTGGCCAGCACTATGATGATGAAACCATTTTCTATTATTCCTGCCATAGACTCCAGGAGAAAGAAGATCATGAAGAAGAGAATGAGTAGGCTTGGCATTCTTTCTCTACTGAGTATCTGCTGAGACTCAGATGCTCCAGGATGCCTTACCAAGAAGGGATTTGATAGCAGGCCAGACTCCCCAAGGATTCAATAGCTCTCTTTGCTTTATGTAGGAGCCCAGAGAAGGACACTATGTGTGCCTAATGTGGATTAGAAAAGAATCCTACAACCTCTATGGATGCAAATCCTGAAATAGATCACTCACTGAACCCAGTCTCTATTTGTTTATCCCAGATTTGCCTGTCCCTGACCAGAGCCAGTGCCAAGGAAATATCTGGATATGGGCTGTGTATTTGTTTTCTGCCcatcctgcttccttcccttataTCTAGCTATAAGGCTCTCCCAGATCTTCCCCCACTCCTGTTCTTGTAGTGACACCCTTATCTACCACCCCCTATTAAACAGTTTCCAGTCTATAATGTTAACACTTAGTTGTCCATTCACGCCCTCAATTCatgcatctattttgttttctggaACTAGTGTATCAAGTCCCACTTTGTAGGTGTCAGGTTAACATTGAACCACTTACTGCATCTTTTCGAGCCCCATCATTCAACCAATTGTGAATCTGTCTAATTGCACAATCACTgaacccacatctctccatcttttccacaattaatgctccatcttttccacaattAATGCCTTGGAATTAATTTGTTCCTGATTCCAGTGAGTAGCAAGGCCCTGAGGGAATGTAAAACAGGACAGGTGAGTTTCtgtgaagggaaaaggaaagagataggATAGGTTTCTGTTCAGAGAAAAAGTATCCTATAAGGTTAAGTACAGGAGTAGGGAGGAGAGGTACTCCGAGAAGCTGGGGATAAGGAACTGTGAAGGTTCTGAGTAACTGAAAGGAGAAGGGGGTGGTGGGGTAGCATAGAATGAAGGCACAGACTTCCCCTACTTCATTTTACCCAGGGCCAATTCtgcctcataagtaaaatgagaagCAATTCAATACAATGAGAAGCATACTGGGTATAAAATCagaaggtctggattcaaatcctgtctctgccagtAACTCTGCTTctcaacatctctgggcctcagttttcttacctgtacaattaggaggttggactatCTGATCTCCGagggcccttccaactttaaatcaatGGTTCTGCCCATTAGGGTTCTATGATGATAGTTCGGATCAGCCAATTCAGGAATTGAGAGAAGGGATGGATGGGCCAGGGAAAGGCCTAGTATAACAGGAAAGGTGAGAGGACATCAAGAGAGCAAAGTGGAAGAGGGTCTGTCAGCACAAACAGCCCACTCTATATATGCCTACGAAAGAGAGTTAAGGGAGGATGaaggacaaattttaaaaagaacagggATAAAGTGGAActtaggagaaggaaaaaaatgggagtATTTGTGTCTCTACTCACAGCCAGTTTCTAGGCACATTGTGGATCATTATCCAGTCAAAATCACACCCCATGAAATTACCAACCAACCAGAGATTACATTCATCCAAACCAAGTAACAAAGCAAAATAAGTGACAAGAAGGATTCTCATATACACAGTGCTGCCATATCTCCACTGAGAGAAAGGATGCATAAAATGCATCGTCAGGTTAactcatgtttcttctttcatcatGCTGATGCTTGCTCTCCTACAGAGCAATCAATACCCTTTGGTGGTATTATCAGGGGAAATGCTTCCTCTGGAGATGAGGTTCCTTGTGAATTTATCAGTTTCATCTTGATCTCTGTAAAGGGACTCTACTGAATGGCTGCCACTGAGTTGCCATCTACTGTACTGGTCTTCAGCTTCTCCCCAGTTTTTTAGTTTATAGCCCCAAGACTATTTCAACTCTTTTTGACTAGACTCCCTAGTCAGCTACACTTAGCCACCAAACAAGAGAAATTCTTAGGAATTTAagcctatttttttaattgaatctagCCCTTCCTCACCTGCTACTCCATGACCCTAGACTACGATGTCATTTGAGTTCAGAAATATCTTTTCCTTCCAGGATCTTCCTAGAGAACCCTAAGTCACCCTAGGATCTGACCACCTGGCTCTGGATGCTCTGTTTTCCCTCCAGAGCCTAACCATTTTTCAGTCCAGGATCTGGCTAACACCTGTCCAATCTCTGCCTACACATATCATGTCTTTCCTCCAAGGCCTTCATAATGATTCTATGAGG
It includes:
- the LOC118849806 gene encoding taste receptor type 2 member 134-like; translated protein: MPSLLILFFMIFFLLESMAGIIENGFIIIVLAREWVRCWSLPSGDMILVSLGISRFFLHWAAVLSSFYTYFYPTNTSLYLFTFWSFTNMTTFWFTTWLAVFYCVKISAFTQPIFLWLKWRISQFVPWLLLWSLLISILICISSFAKGQYIFQLALAGNYTEKTTWDDMTHALQNHFFLLLQIFILLISFFFFLVSTILVISSLCRHLRDMQRYGAGPQDPSMQVHITALKSLFFFLIIYASYVMPVVVTTIVETSVWSFDFWVWQVVAYAGTSIHSAFLIQNSSKLRRALKKMLYDPEAA